A single genomic interval of Odontesthes bonariensis isolate fOdoBon6 chromosome 3, fOdoBon6.hap1, whole genome shotgun sequence harbors:
- the brpf3a gene encoding bromodomain and PHD finger-containing protein 3 — MRKLRRWECETVARRLNMGRGRGRGRGRGRGSSSQLRTPSPYRLQLSPSRETLTYAQAQKIVEVDLDGRLHRINITDPLPVITEDEMMAQDIVECNSNKENSEQTQNKSKSWRKPSNTKSRRSGKNTSHQTQRAGSQQHTGSTHSFQHPSHQSPLPEPTFRALSSASTSEAPPLPASYYRFIEKSGEEQDAVAEYDMDEEDLAWLEMVNQKRVSDGHASVSPDTFELLIDRLERESILESRNQALSQSAVDEDAFCCVCLDDECLNSNVILFCDICNLAVHQECYGVPYVPEGQWLCRCCLQSPSRPVDCVLCPNRGGAFKQTSDGRWAHVVCAIWIPEVCFANTVFLEPVEGVKNIPPARWKLTCYLCKQKGRGASIQCHKANCYRAFHVTCAQKAGLFMKIDPVRETGVNGTTFSVKKTAFCEHHSPVGSRKDGSGDESVEGRLVGGRGNRGQRSYTQSPPSPTNKKATKGQKKKNAKGSGSTRRSNVPVLLVPQIPSHRLNKICTGVEVQRKNQFMQRLHNYWLLKRQSRNGMPLIRRLHSHLQAHRTAEQREPDEKLSAAREELRYWQKLRQDLERARLLVELIRKRERLKREQMKIQQAALELKLTPALVLLRTTLDQLQEKDTAKIFSQPVNLSEVPDYLEFISQPMDFSTMRTKLEGHAYCSIADLEKDFDIMISNCLKYNSKDTMFHKTALQLREVGGAVLRHAHRQSQSIGLDPSTGMHLPEAPNKHGFYNCTWDDVDSVLDPENRLHLTTDEQLKALLDKLDMVTSMRTSGGRTKRIRLLRREINTLRQKMNQQQQNAQSMNGNNREDEGEEEEGDEEKVEEEEEEKKKKKKKEKKKANVENGPLTAMLNSGTDDSPPVLELTCPVSSPLPGDAPLEPPVLGIVTGGRRSPGRSYKRQRLSRSGSKSQGEEEAEVGETPSSQPEAVHEVTPLGTPPTLPLVGVGRRTSVLFKKAKNGARLAKNKSSPEQNGRTSEEKTNGLDISPASPNSPSVNNITTLPPTPNASPAPSSPSSHHLRSRGPSSESEAHKAPPPPKQEGLTNGKHTSTDQDDDDDPNLTVSPPKRSRGKPALAKVPSKENGDMSGSGKSTLLSLDSETELSPLDLVWAKCRGYPSYPAMIVDPDMPQEGLLHNGIPIPVPPVEVLKLGEWRQTEEGEKLFLVLFFDTKRTWQWLPRNKLLPMGLDDTVDKLRLMEGKKPSVRKSVHTAYDRAMVHLNHVRGNLNFTPSNFI, encoded by the exons ATGCGGAAGTTGAGGAGGTGGGAATGCGAGACAGTTGCTAGAAGACTCAACATGGGAAGGGGTCGAGGCAGAGGGAGAGGAAGGGGCAGGGGGTCGTCTAGTCAGCTGCGGACCCCCTCGCCCTACAGACTGCAGCTCTCTCCATCCAGGGAGACATTGACATATGCGCAGGCCCAGAAAATAGTGGAAGTGGACCTCGATGGAAGGCTCCATCGGATTAACATCACGGATCCGTTGCCAGTTATCACGGAGGACGAGATGATGGCTCAGGACATTGTGGAGTGCAACAGCAACAAGGAGAACAGCGAGCAAACGCAGAATAAAAGCAAATCATGGAGGAAACCTTCAAACACTAAAAGCAGGAGGAGTGGTAAAAATACATCTCACCAGACCCAGCGAGCTGGTTCGCAGCAGCACACAGGATCTACTCACTCCTTCCAGCACCCGTCCCACCAAAGCCCTCTGCCTGAGCCCACCTTCCGTGCGCTGAGTTCAGCCTCAACTTCAGAGGCTCCTCCTCTCCCAGCATCCTATTACCGTTTCATAGAGAAGTCTGGGGAGGAGCAGGATGCTGTGGCTGAGTACGACATGGACGAGGAGGACCTGGCCTGGCTGGAGATGGTGAACCAAAAGCGAGTGTCTGATGGCCACGCGTCTGTATCTCCGGACACTTTTGAGCTTCTGATCGACCGCCTGGAGAGGGAGTCCATCTTGGAGTCCCGCAACCAGGCTCTGTCTCAAAGTGCCGTTGACGAGGATGCCTTCTGCTGCGTCTGCTTGGACGATGAATGTCTGAACAGCAATGTCATCCTTTTCTGTGACATCTGCAACCTGGCTGTCCACCAGGAGTGTTATGGTGTGCCCTATGTACCTGAAGGACAGTGGCTGTGCCGCTGCTGCCTGCAGTCTCCCTCCCGCCCTGTAGACTGTGTGCTCTGTCCCAACCGAGGAGGTGCCTTCAAACAGACGAGTGATGGACGATGGGCCCATGTTGTCTGTGCCATATGGATCCCGGAGGTGTGCTTTGCTAACACAGTGTTCTTGGAGCCTGTTGAGGGGGTCAAAAATATCCCTCCAGCACGCTGGAAGCTCACTTGCTATCTGTGTAAGCAGAAAGGCAGGGGAGCATCTATTCAGTGCCACAAAGCCAACTGTTACAGGGCTTTTCATGTCACCTGCGCCCAGAAGGCCGGTTTGTTTATGAAGATAGACCCGGTCCGAGAGACGGGTGTTAACGGCACCACCTTCTCTGTGAAGAAGACTGCTTTCTGTGAGCATCACTCTCCTGTTGGCTCACGGAAGGACGGGTCTGGAGATGAGTCAGTGGAAGGGAGactggtgggagggaggggtaACCGGGGTCAAAGGTCCTATACTCAAAGCCCTCCTTCACCAACCAACAAGAAGGCAACCAAAGGCCAGAAAAAGAAGAATGCGAAAGGGTCTGGTTCAACACGCCGCTCAAATGTTCCTGTGTTGCTTGTGCCGCAGATCCCCTCTCACAG ATTGAACAAGATCTGCACAGGAGTTGAAGTCCAAAGGAAGAATCAGTTCATGCAGAGGCTTCATAACTACTGGTTACTGAAGCGACAGTCACGAAACGGCATGCCTTTAATACGTCGGCTTCATTCCCATCTACAGGCCCACCGGACTGCAGAGCAG CGGGAGCCTGATGAGAAGCTGAGTGCTGCAAGAGAGGAACTACGATACTGGCAAAAGTTGAGGCAAGACCTAGAGAGAGCCCGTCTTCTGGTGGAACTCATCCGCAAGAGAGAGCGGCTAAAGAGGGAACAG ATGAAAATCCAGCAGGCTGCCCTTGAATTAAAGTTGACTCCTGCTTTGGTGCTTCTGCGAACCACCTTGGACCAACTACAAGAGAAGGACACAGCCAAAATCTTCTCTCAGCCTGTCAATCTATCAGAG GTCCCAGATTACCTGGAGTTTATATCGCAACCTATGGACTTCTCCACCATGCGTACCAAACTGGAGGGACACGCATATTGCTCCATTGCAGACTTGGAGAAAGACTTCGATATCATGATCTCCAACTGCCTCAAGTACAACTCCAAGGACACAATGTTCCACAAAACAGCCTTACAGCTGCGGGAAGTGGGTGGAGCTGTTCTCCGTCATGCTCACAGACAGTCCCAGAGCATTGGCCTGGACCCCAGCACTGGCATGCACCTGCCAGAAGCTCCAAACAAACATGGCTTCTACAACTGTACATGGGATGATG TCGACTCTGTCCTTGATCCAGAGAACAGACTGCACCTAACCACAGATGAGCAGTTAAAGGCCTTGCTGGATAAACTGGACATGGTCACCTCCATGCGCACAAGTGGTGGCCGCACCAAACGCATTCGACTGCTGCGCAGAGAGATCAACACTCTGAGGCAGAAGATGAACCAGCAGCAGCAAAACGCTCAGTCCATGAACGGCAATAACAGGGAGgatgaaggagaagaagaagagggagatGAGGAGAAagtggaggaagaagaggaggagaagaagaagaagaagaaaaaggaaaagaagaaggcAAATGTGGAAAATGGGCCTTTGACAGCCATGTTAAACTCTGGAACTG ATGACTCTCCACCTGTGCTGGAGCTTACCTGTCCAGTATCATCACCCCTGCCAGGAGATGCCCCTCTCGAGCCCCCTGTCCTGGGCATTGTCACAGGTGGGCGAAGGTCGCCTGGGCGTTCCTACAAGCGTCAGAGATTATCCCGTAGTGGAAGCAAAAGCCAAGGTGAAGAGGAGGCGGAGGTCGGAGAAACGCCTTCTTCACAACCAGAGGCCGTTCATGAGGTCACACCACTCGGCACACCCCCAACTCTGCCTCTGGTTGGAGTTGGTCGTCGCACATCCGTTTTGTTTAAGAAGGCTAAAAATGGGGCTCGACTGGCAAAAAATAAGTCCTCCCCAGAGCAGAATGGGAGAACATCTGAGGAGAAAACCAATGGTTTGGATATCAGTCCTGCTAGCCCAAATTCGCCTAGTGTGAACAACATCACCACCTTACCTCCCACTCCAAACGCCTCCCCTGCGCCTTCGTCTCCTTCCTCCCACCACCTGAGATCCAGAGGCCCCAGCTCCGAGAGTGAAGCCCACAAAGCTCCTCCACCACCCAAACAAGAAG GCCTGACAAATGGAAAGCACACCTCTACAGACCAGGACGATGACGATGACCCAAACTTAAC tgtctcccCTCCCAAACGTAGTCGGGGTAAACCAGCTTTGGCCAAAGTACCAAGCAAAGAGAATGGAGACATGTCTGGGTCGG GAAAGtcgacacttctgtctttagaTAGTGAGACTGAACTTTCACCACTGGACCTAGTTTGGGCCAAATGCAGAGGATATCCTTCCTACCCGGCAATG ATTGTCGATCCAGACATGCCCCAGGAAGGACTCCTTCACAATGGCATCCCAATTCCAGTACCTCCCGTGGAGGTGCTCAAACTGGGTGAATGGAGACAAACAGAGGAAGGTGAAAAGCTCTTCTTAGTGCTCTTCTTTGACACCAAAAGAACATG gcaaTGGCTCCCTCGCAACAAACTACTGCCGATGGGGCTGGATGACACTGTAGACAAGCTGCGCCTGATGGAAGGCAAGAAACCCAGCGTCCGCAAGTCTGTACACACTGCATATGACCGAGCCATGGTGCATTTAAACCACGTGAGAGGAAATCTTAACTTCACTCCCTCCAATTTCATatag
- the grik6 gene encoding glutamate receptor U1 yields the protein MLFCFFLLSSGFFLDMVVCSSVQPELRITTIKQEPYTMSKGAQLEGFCMDLLSEVAKKVGFKYKVQLVKDGSYGRQDENGNWNGMIGEVVRGEVDLAIAPLTLTAARERAVGMTKPFMQTGISILLRKDISEGAGFLDFLTPFSAETWVGILIAYLGTAASIFVVTRLSPCEWDQPQSERNTFSFLHSLWYTAGALTLQGAGPHPKALSGRLICSCWWLFSVVLLACYFSNLSSSKTPESSHLTVKGFEDLANQDMIEYGCLAGSSTLAFFKNSNNPVYRRIYEHMERTKSFVSSMEEGVRRAKEGNYAFIGESVSLDLAVARHCELVRAHEVIGMRGYSIAAGLGTPIIKNLSVAILQLSEAGELAYLRSKWWASSCIADKAKSSVVQLHSLKGMFLILSLGLGLGTLLAVLELTFKSRRSAAEQRKSYCAVLTEELSLRLRNSNANKPQENVDKEKA from the exons ATGCTgttctgcttttttcttttgtcgtcTGGGTTTTTCCTGGACATGGTAGTGTGTTCTTCAG TACAACCAGAGCTGAGAATCACAACAATTAAG CAAGAGCCATACACGATGTCCAAAGGAGCTCAACTGGAGGGTTTTTGCATGGACCTGCTCTCTGAAGTGGCCAAGAAAGTGGGCTTCAAGTATAAAGTCCAGCTGGTGAAAGATGGTTCATATGGCAGGCAGGATGAGAATGGGAACTGGAATGGGATGATTGGAGAGGTGGTGAGAGGG GAGGTGGACCTTGCGATTGCTCCACTGACTCTCACCGCAGCCCGGGAGAGAGCTGTTGGTATGACTAAACCCTTCATGCAGACGGGCATCAGCATCCTGCTGAGGAAGGACATCTCAGAGGGAGCAGGCTTCTTGGACTTTTTGACCCCATTCTCAGCAGAAACCTGGGTCGGCATACTCATTGCCTACCTGGGGACTGCGGCTTCCATCTTTGTTGTTACCAG ACTCAGCCCCTGTGAGTGGGATCAGCCTCAGAGTGAGCGAAACACATTCAGCTTCCTCCACAGCCTGTGGTACACAGCTGGAGCTCTGACACTACAAG gtGCTGGTCCTCATCCCAAAGCTCTCTCAGGACGTCTCATCTGCAGCTGCTGGTGGTTATTTTCTGTTGTCCTCTTGGCTTGTTATTTTTCCAACCTCAGCTCATCCAAGACCCCAGAGTCGAGTCACCTGACAGTGAAAGGGTTTGAGGACTTGGCCAATCAGGACATGATTGAGTACGGCTGCCTGGCTGGCTCTTCCACACTTGCATTCTTCAAG AATTCAAATAACCCAGTGTACCGCAGAATCTATGAACACATGGAAAGGACAAAGAGTTTTGTCTCATCTATGGAGGAGGGTGTCCGACGGGCAAAGGAGGGGAACTATGCATTTATTGGGGAGTCTGTTTCTTTGGACTTGGCAGTAGCACGTCATTGTGAGCTGGTCAGAGCCCATGAAGTCATTGGCATGAGGGGATACAGCATTGCTGCTGGCCTCG gTACTCCGATCATAAAGAACCTCAGTGTGGCAATCCTTCAACTGAGCGAGGCGGGGGAGCTAGCTTACCTGAGAAGCAAATGGTGGGCAAGCAGCTGCATAGCAGACAAGGCCAAGTCTTCAGTTGTTCAGCTACACAGCCTCAAGGGGATGTTCCTGATCCTTTCGCTGGGCCTTGGGCTAGGGACACTTCTGGCTGTGCTGGAGCTCACTTTCAAGAGTCGTAGAAGTGCAGCAGAGCAGAGG AAGTCCTATTGCGCTGTGCTGACCGAGGAGCTGAGTCTGCGCTTGAGGAACAGCAATGCAAACAAACCCCAGGAAAATGTAGACAAAGAAAAAGCATAG
- the plch2b gene encoding 1-phosphatidylinositol 4,5-bisphosphate phosphodiesterase eta-2: protein MAPQSPGCSGSSPLSSLPTKKTTFQSLGSSGIFSPSLAKRSPYQAKRSSSPMNSSTHSIMSSPKLWQKASVSRLAEEFFWIGGSVVAQPKWRLGQIVERCMCTMQTGTQMTKLKGKKKELVRFFYLDEHKSCIRWRPSRKHDKAKISIDSIHEVCEGKKSEIFRRYTDNRFDPNCCFSIYYGERVKSLDLVSTNAEETRTWITGLKYLMAGISDEDSLARRQRTRDQWLQQTFSEADKNGDGTLSIAEVHQLLHKLNVNLPKQKVRQMFQEADTDEIQGSLGFDEFCSFYKMISTRRDLYLILISYSNQKEVMDLHDLARFLEFEQKMRGLTREHLVDIVAKFEPCPMNLQRMVLSIDGLTNYMRSPAGDIFNPEHNQINQDMTQPLCNYFISTSHNTYLTGDQLLSQSSVEMYAYVLQAGCRCVEVDCWDGPDGEPIIHHGYTLTSKILFKDVVEAINKYAFTKSQYPVILSIENHCTVPQQKKMAEYLREVLQDKLDLTNVNVHECKKLPSPEILKGKVLVKGKKLPANLDPDAEEGEVSDEETGDEEEEEDHDDNNSQRKKKICVKNKAVSDGESDLSSSRERSQIVYHPKKRKTMRLSRALSDQIKYTKSVRVHDIETQGFASSWQVSSLNETVMNQILQLKPGELVRLNQRQLLRVYPSNYRVDSSNFNPQTYWNAGCHMVAMNYQTEGRMLELYRAKFLSNGNCGYILKPKWMCKAAFNPMLEDPLPGHKKTQLFLKIISGQQLPKPKDSMLGDRGEIIDPFVEVEIIGLPVDCSKQQTRVVDDNGFNPMWEETLIFNIQMPQIALVRFQVWDHDPIGRDFIGQRTVAFTSMMPGYRHVYLEGMAESSIFIHVGINDTTGKDSRNEDMFPLAIGPAAKAAVHKGALSEPVKRAHRVKIHEPPETRRGFFSRMSSTESHHSRAAPCVIEESFDLDTPSQLSCPDSPAPDSQNQIDPKDLEDEATRSNHAEQQTGNSFEPEQELTPAEEEPHNDVFTEPEQSPEVQSQIDSVPQPRPVPLPEAKFSPLIPPSSPARVRRTLETPAPLPPSTPARTRVRSRSCPRKQTTSPQTPMVNRKPAFQRQTQNYGSYTNQVRRIPNGLFLSDSASSSSDGSTESLEFVPFCVAAGGEQREGTLQREMKALFDQKMREIRCKSPLFLDDNVSDS from the exons ATGGCACCACAGTCTCCAGGGTGCAGTGGCAGTTCTCCACTGTCCTCCCTGCCAACCAAGAAGACCACTTTTCAGTCTTTGGGATCATCAGGAATATTCTCCCCCTCGCTGGCCAAGCGTTCCCCTTATCAAGCCAAGCGGTCCTCAAGCCCCATGAATTCATCCACCCATTCCATTATGAGCTCACCAAAACTCTGGCAGAAAGCATCCGTCTCCAGACTTGCAGAGGAGTTTTTCTGGATTGGAGGCAGCGTGGTTGCACAACCTAAATGGAGACTGGGTCAGATAG TGGAGAGGTGTATGTGCACCATGCAGACTGGCACTCAGATGACCAAACTGAAAGGGAAGAAGAAAGAATTAGTCCGATTCTTTTACCTGGACGAACACAAGTCCTGCATCAGATGGCGGCCGTCCAGAAAGCACGACAAGGCTAAAA TATCAATTGATTCAATCCACGAggtctgtgaggggaaaaagtCAGAGATATTCAGGCGTTATACGGACAATCGTTTCGACCCAAACTGCTGCTTCAGTATTTACTACGGTGAGCGAGTGAAGTCCCTGGACCTGGTCTCCACCAACGCAGAGGAGACTCGAACCTGGATCACTGGGCTGAAATACCTCATGGCTGGTATCAGTGATGAAGACAGCTTGGCTCGCAGGCAGCGCACCCGTGATCA ATGGTTACAGCAGACTTTCTCTGAGGCTGACAAAAATGGAGACGGCACCTTGAGCATTGCAGAGGTTCACCAGCTGCTCCACAAACTGAATGTGAATTTACCCAAGCAGAAAGTCAGGCAGATGTTCCAA GAAGCAGACACAGATGAGATCCAGGGCTCTCTTGGCTTTGACGAGTTCTGCTCTTTCTACAAGATGATTTCCACGCGCAGAGACCTCTACCTGATTTTGATCTCCTACAGCAACCAGAAAGAAGTTATGGATCTGCACGACCTTGCACGCTTTCTGGAATTTGAACAGAAG aTGCGAGGTCTGACCAGAGAGCATCTAGTTGACATTGTGGCTAAGTTTGAACCTTGTCCAATGAACCTCCAGCGTATGGTACTCAGCATTGATG GTCTCACCAACTACATGCGAAGTCCCGCAGGTGATATCTTCAACCCTGAGCACAATCAGATCAACCAGGACATGACGCAGCCTCTCTGTAACTACTTCATTTCAACCTCTCACAACACATACCTGACGGGAGACCAGCTGCTCTCTCAGTCCAGTGTGGAAATGTACGCCTATGTTCTGCAGGCAGGCTGTCGCTGTGTGGAGG TGGATTGCTGGGATGGACCAGATGGAGAGCCCATCATCCATCATGGCTACACCTTGACCTCTAAAATTCTCTTCAAAGATGTTGTTGAAGCAATTAACAAATATGCCTTCACAAAATCACA GTATCCAGTTATCTTATCCATAGAGAACCACTGCACTGTGCCTCAGCAGAAAAAGATGGCTGAGTATTTGAGAGAGGTCCTGCAGGACAAACTGGACCTGACCAATGTCAACGTGCATGAATGCAAGAAGCTGCCTTCGCCCGAGATCCTGAAAGGGAAAGTTTTAGTTAAG GGGAAGAAGCTACCAGCAAACCTTGATCCTGACGCAGAAGAGGGTGAGGTGTCTGATGAAGAGACTGgggatgaggaagaggaggaagaccATGACGACAACAACTCACAG agaaaaaagaaaatatgtgtgAAAAATAAAGCCGTATCCGATGGTGAGTCGGACCTCAGCAGCAGCCGGGAGAGGTCACAAATTGTTTACCACCCAAA aaaaaggaaaacaatgaGGCTGTCTCGAGCTCTGTCTGACCAGATCAAGTACACAAAATCTGTCCGTGTACACGACATAGAAACACAAG GATTTGCAAGCAGTTGGCAGGTATCATCTCTAAACGAGACTGTAATGAACCAGATCTTACAGCTAAAGCCGGGCGAGTTGGTGCGTTTAAACCAGCGCCAGCTTCTAAGGGTCTACCCATCTAACTACAGAGTGGACTCCAGCAACTTCAACCCTCAGACATATTGGAATGCAGGATGCCATATGG TTGCTATGAATTACCAAACAGAAGGGCGCATGCTTGAACTGTACAGAGCCAAGTTTTTAAGCAATGGAAACTGTGGATATATTCTGAAGCCTAAGTGGATGTGTAAAG CTGCCTTTAATCCCATGCTGGAGGATCCTCTGCCAGGACACAAAAAGACTCAGCTGTTTCTGAAGATCATCAGTGGACAACAACTTCCCAAACCCAAAGACTCcatgcttggggacagaggagAG ATAATTGATCCGTTTGTTGAAGTTGAGATTATCGGTCTACCTGTTGATTGCTCCAAGCAGCAGACCAGAGTGGTGGACGATAATG GTTTTAATCCAATGTGGGAGGAGACCCTCATCTTCAACATTCAAATGCCACAGATCGCCCTGGTGAGGTTCCAGGTGTGGGACCATGATCCTATTGGGCGAGATTTCATTGGACAGAGAACTGTAGCCTTCACCAGCATGATGCCAG GTTACCGCCACGTCTACCTGGAGGGAATGGCAGAGTCATCCATCTTTATTCATGTTGGTATCAATGACACAACAGGAAAG GACAGCCGAAATGAGGACATGTTTCCTCTGGCAATAGGGCCTGCGGCCAAGGCTGCCGTCCACAAAGGGGCGTTGAGTGAGCCAGTGAAGCGAGCTCACAGAGTTAAGATTCATGAACCACCAGAAACAAGGAGAGGGTTCTTCAGCCGGATGTCTTCCACTGAATCTCACCACAGTAGGGCGGCTCCCTGTGTGATAGAAGAAAGCTTTGACCTTGACACCCCTTCCCAGCTCTCTTGTCCTGATAGCCCTGCTCCTGACAGCCAAAATCAAATTGATCCAAAAGACTTGGAGGATGAGGCAACACGGTCAAACCATGCTGAGCAGCAGACAGGAAACAGTTTTGAACCAGAGCAGGAATTAACACCAGCAGAAGAAGAGCCACACAATGATGTTTTCACTGAACCTGAGCAATCACCAGAGGTTCAGAGTCAGATTGACTCAGTACCCCAGCCTCGGCCTGTGCCTCTGCCTGAAGCCAAATTCTCCCCACTTATCCCTCCATCATCCCCCGCCAGGGTCAGACGGACCTTGGAGACTCCTGCCCCACTCCCACCATCAACCCCTGCTCGAACAAGGGTCCGCTCACGCAGTTGCCCTCGAAAACAGACAACCTCTCCTCAGACACCTATGGTGAACCGCAAGCCTGCTTTCCAAAGGCAGACACAGAACTATGGCAGCTACACCAACCAGGTGAGACGCATACCCAATGGTCTCTTTTTGTCGGACAGCGCATCCAGCAGCAGTGATGGCAGCACTGAAAGCCTGGAGTTTGTGCCCTTCTGTGTGGCAGCTGGGGGAGAGCAACGCGAGGGCACCCTGCAGAGGGAGATGAAGGCCCTTTTTGACCAGAAGATGAGAGAGATCCGCTGTAAATCCCCACTTTTTCTAGATG ATAATGTTTCAGATTCATGA